One Cuculus canorus isolate bCucCan1 chromosome 1, bCucCan1.pri, whole genome shotgun sequence DNA segment encodes these proteins:
- the SLITRK1 gene encoding SLIT and NTRK-like protein 1, giving the protein MLLWILLLETSLCFAAGNVTGDVCKEKICACNEIEGDLHVDCEKKGFTSLQHFTAPASQFYHLFLHGNSLTRLFPNEFANFYNAVSLHMENNGLHEIVPGAFLGLQLVKRLHINNNKIKSFRKQTFLGLDDLEYLQADFNLLRDIDPGAFRDLNKLEVLILNDNLISTLPPNVFQYVPITHLDLRGNRLKTLPYEEVLEQIPGIAEILLEDNPWDCTCDLLSLKEWLENIPKNALIGRVICEAPTRLQGKDLNETTEQELCKKNRVDSSLAAPPAEEETCDPGPIPTPFKIHGKEDPATPGSGPNGGTKIPVNWQIKTRPTAAVSTVSVKSKLSATVSCPHICSCDQIPGSGLKVNCNDRNVSSLVDLKPKPSNVQELFLRDNKIHTIRKSHFLDYRKLNLLDLGNNNIATVENNTFKNLFDLRWLYMDSNYLDTLSREKFTGLQNLEYLNVEFNGIQLIMPGTFNAMPKLRVLILNNNLLRSLPVDVFAGVSLSKLSIHNNYFMYLPVAGVLDQLTSITQIDLHGNPWDCTCPIVPFKQWAEMLRPKVIMSDLRCESPEDFFKEDFESLSNDVICPQLKISPTLISTNKNSTGLTETGTHSNSYLETSRVSISVLVPGLLLVFVTSAFTVVGMLVFILRNRKRSKRRDANSSASEINSLQTVCDSSYWHNGPYSTDGAHRVYDCGSHSLSD; this is encoded by the coding sequence atgctgctttggatTCTGTTGCTGGAGACGtctctttgttttgctgctggaaaCGTTACAGGGGACGTTTGCAAAGAGAAGATCTGTGCCTGCAACGAGATAGAAGGGGATTTGCACGTAGACTGTGAGAAAAAGGGATTTACCAGCCTGCAACATTTCACCGCCCCAGCTTCCCAGTTTTACCATTTATTCCTGCATGGAAATTCCCTGACTCGACTTTTCCCTAATGAGTTTGCTAACTTTTACAATGCAGTCAGTTTGCACATGGAAAACAACGGTTTGCATGAGATTGTTCCTGGGGCTTTTCTTGGGCTGCAGCTGGTGAAACGCTTGCACATAAACAACAACAAGATCAAATCGTTCAGGAAGCAGACTTTCCTGGGGCTGGACGATCTGGAATACCTCCAGGCAGATTTTAATCTATTGCGGGATATTGACCCAGGAGCATTTAGGGACTTAAACAAACTAGAGGTTCTGATTTTAAATGACAATCTCATCAGCACCTTGCCCCCCAACGTGTTTCAGTATGTGCCAATCACCCATCTCGACCTCCGGGGAAACCGTCTTAAAACCTTGCCTTATGAGGAGGTCTTGGAGCAGATTCCAGGCATTGCTGAAATCCTGCTGGAGGATAACCCCTGGGACTGCACTTGTGATCTACTGTCATTGAAGGAATGGCTGGAAAACATACCCAAAAATGCTTTGATCGGCAGAGTGATTTGTGAGGCTCCTACTAGGTTGCAGGGCAAAGATTTAAATGAGACCACTGAGCAAGAGCTCTGCAAAAAGAACAGAGTGGATTCTAGCCTCGCTGCTCCCCCTGCTGAAGAAGAAACCTGCGATCCTGGTCCCATTCCAACTCCCTTTAAAATACATGGCAAAGAAGACCCTGCCACACCAGGATCTGGTCCAAATGGAGGTACAAAAATTCCCGTCAACTGGCAAATCAAGACCAGACCTACCGCTGCCGTGTCGACAGTCAGCGTGAAAAGCAAGCTATCGGCTACTGTCTCCTGCCCACACATTTGCAGCTGTGATCAGATCCCTGGCTCGGGTTTAAAGGTTAATTGCAATGACAGGAATGTGAGCAGCTTGGTGGATTTGAAGCCCAAGCCATCCAATGTACAGGAGCTGTTCCTGAGAGACAACAAAATACACACTATCAGGAAATCCCACTTTCTGGATTACCGGAAACTTAATTTACTCGATCTGGGCAACAACAACATTGCTACTGTTGAGAACAACACCTTCAAGAACCTCTTTGATCTCCGATGGCTCTACATGGATAGCAACTACTTAGACACCTTGTCCCGGGAGAAATTCACTGGGCTGCAGAACCTGGAGTATCTGAACGTGGAGTTTAATGGAATCCAGCTGATCATGCCGGGCACCTTCAATGCAATGCCTAAACTGAGAGTCCTCATCCTCAACAACAACCTGCTGAGGTCTCTCCCAGTAGATGTGTTCGCCGGGGTCTCACTTTCCAAGCTGAGCATACACAACAATTATTTTATGTACCTCCCGGTGGCAGGAGTGCTGGACCAGCTCACCTCCATCACCCAGATTGACCTGCACGGCAACCCGTGGGACTGTACTTGCCCTATCGTGCCTTTCAAACAGTGGGCAGAGATGCTGCGCCCCAAGGTGATTATGAGCGACCTGAGATGTGAGTCCCCTGAAGATTTCTTCAAAGAGGATTTTGAGTCTCTTTCCAATGATGTGATTTGCCCTCAGTTAAAAATCTCACCCACATTAATTTCTACTAACAAAAACAGCACCGGCTTGACAGAGACAGGTACTCACTCCAATTCCTACTTGGAGACCAGCCGGGTCTCTATTTCGGTGCTGGTGCCAGGGCTCCTGCTGGTTTTTGTGACCTCTGCCTTCACGGTGGTTGGCATGCTGGTGTTCATCCTGAGGAACAGAAAGAGGTCCAAGAGGAGGGATGCCAACTCCTCTGCATCTGAGATCAACTCCTTGCAAACAGTTTGCGACTCATCCTACTGGCACAATGGGCCCTACAGCACCGACGGGGCCCACAGGGTTTACGACTGTGGCTCACACTCCTTGTCAGACTGA